From Triticum urartu cultivar G1812 chromosome 2, Tu2.1, whole genome shotgun sequence, a single genomic window includes:
- the LOC125536380 gene encoding uncharacterized protein LOC125536380, translated as MAGGGGGGEVRTPREMDRKLQVPSEAEILSMEIASLANLLREKQSDILQFDPEIARKIMSPRSEITSGFISNSEHVYLPHGGEDEGERLNCLFSHILQRTDALCDEMASMASILAKISVPVISYYKVFDQLNAAQRLSKISLDILHSTANADKKMADQNVEDQRTEEDKSKSSTHCFENQGTKQHVDASVTDLTTGLSKSNMETPQMAAYCPDGQMTDEEDVHFVAADSISGLCDQATVHSYENQSNKEYMEMIDPMTDKGQSSTETHASRMMDGGNSSSEGKSSNEGQSSTETHASRMMDEGNSSNEGKSSNESKSSTKAVVMVLDSDEEHEVRGMTMEMRKYLKMLECEEEEDEGKMTPEDLAMDDQFEKLLLEMQANFLKVQEQDDKDTPNWISVSHQDEAEEMEMEDRLFARRRKGWESAWGDRSDFEDMTLLSPMHFTHCTLGLIPYTATTVSALQIYSVKIVETKGKFKWPLYVYGVVAARDAVDHNRNILFARQRDDYQELTLDDPFLHLTGPSRATVAADNVDFEIQLKVKGTTWSGDKALISHFQTYPGDREGSDRALFSNSFCTVELSFEGLTETVQATISSVRVVEGWPSPFEYGGRIMCSSPPQEVKDPLSRHVVLVDSHEFDGEMPMGSAGYVDLKASCFCRTGT; from the exons ATGGCGGGTGGCGGCGGGGGAGGAGAGGTGAGGACGCCTCGGGAGATGGATCGGAAGCTGCAAGTTCCTTCCGAAGCAGAGATCCTGAGCATGGAGATTGCATCCCTGGCGAACTTGCTCAGGGAGAAGCAGTCTGACATTCTTCAATTCGACCCTGAGATCGCGAGGAAGATCATGTCCCCGAGGAGCGAGATCACGTCCGGATTCATATCCAACTCCGAGCATGTATATTTGCCCCACGGCGGTGAGGACGAGGGCGAGCGCCTAAACTGCTTATTCAGTCATATATTGCAACGGACGGATGCCTTGTGCGACGAGATGGCATCCATGGCATCTATTCTGGCCAAAATTAGTGTCCCCGTTATCTCCTATTACAAGGTCTTCGATCAGTTAAACGCCGCGCAGAGGTTATCTAAGATCTCCCTGGATATATTACATTCAACCGCGAATGCAGATAAAAAGATGGCTGACCAAAATGTTGAGGACCAGAGGACCGAGGAGGACAAAAGCAAATCCAGCACCCACTGTTTTGAGAACCAGGGAACCAAGCAACATGTGGATGCATCGGTAACAGATCTGACAACGGGCCTTAGTAAATCAAACATGGAAACGCCGCAGATGGCTGCCTACTGTCCTGATGGCCAGATGACTGATGAGGAGGATGTACATTTCGTGGCAGCGGATTCTATAAGTGGCCTTTGCGACCAGGCGACTGTCCACTCCTACGAGAACCAGAGTAACAAGGAGTACATGGAGATGATTGATCCCATGACAGATAAAGGCCAATCAAGCACGGAGACGCATGCGTCGAGGATGATGGACGGGGGCAATTCAAGCAGCGAAGGCAAATCAAGCAATGAAGGCCAATCAAGCACGGAGACACATGCGTCGAGGATGATGGATGAGGGCAATTCAAGCAATGAAGGCAAATCAAGCAATGAAAGCAAATCAAGCACAAAGGCAGTGGTGATGGTGCTGGATTCCGATGAGGAGCATGAAGTGCGGGGTATGACCATGGAGATGCGCAAATATTTGAAGATGCTCGAatgtgaggaggaggaggacgaggggaAGATGACCCCGGAGGATTTAGCGATGGATGACCAATTTGAGAAGTTGCTATTAGAGATGCAAGCCAACTTTCTCAAAGTCCAGGAGCAGGATGATAAGGACACGCCAAACTGGATCTCTGTCTCACATCAGGACGAGGCagaggagatggagatggaggaCAGGTTGTTTGCTAGACGCCGTAAAGGCTGGGAATCTGCATGGGGAGACCGCAGTGACTTCGAAGACATGA CCTTATTGAGTCCTATGCACTTTACACATTGCACGCTGGGACTGATCCCCTACACTGCTACCACTGTGAGCGCCTTGCAGATCTACTCTGTCAAGATTGTTGAAACAAAGGGAAAGTTTAAGTGGCCACTCTATGTCTACGGGGTCGTCGCTGCCCGAGATGCCGTAGATCACAACCGTAACATTCTCTTCGCTCGACAAAGGGATGACTACCAAGAACTCACTCTAGAT GATCCTTTTTTGCACCTGACTGGCCCATCTCGTGCAACTGTGGCTGCGGACAATGTTGACTTCGAAATCCAACTCAAAGTAAAGGGCACAACATGGTCTGGTGACAAAGCATTGATCAGTCACTTCCAGACTTACCCTGGTGATCGTGAAGGTTCAGATAGAGCGCTCTTTAGCAACTCCTTTTGCACGGTAGAGTTAAGCTTTGAGGGACTTACAGAAACCGTCCAGGCTACTATCTCGAGTGTCCGTGTTGTTGAAGGGTGGCCATCACCTTTTGAATACGGCGGCCGGATTATGTGCTCCTCACCACCACAGGAAGTTAAGGACCCCCTGTCCAGGCATGTTGTGTTGGTTGATTCTCATGAATTTGATGGAGAAATGCCAATGGGCTCAGCTGGTTACGTTGATCTGAAGGCAAGTTGTTTCTGTAGAACTGGGACATAA